One Prunus dulcis chromosome 8, ALMONDv2, whole genome shotgun sequence DNA window includes the following coding sequences:
- the LOC117637096 gene encoding ribosome biogenesis protein BMS1 homolog gives MAIDSGTKEQSHKEHRSRQSGAKADKKKRDTSQNGKKQNPKAFAFSSTVKAKRLQSRSVEKEQRRLHVPTIDRSYGEQPPYVVLVHGPPKVGKSLLIKSLVKHYTKHNLPEVRGPITIVSGKQRRVQFVECPNDINGMIDAAKFADLALLLIDGSYGFEMETFEFLNILQVHGFPKVMGVLTHLDKFKDVKKLKKTKQHLKHRFWTEIYDGAKLFYLSGLIHGKYVKREIHNLARFISVMKFHPLSWRTAHPYVLVDRFEDVTPPEKVRLNNKCDRNVTLYGYLRGCNMKKGTKIHIAGVGDYSLAGMTGLADPCPLPSAAKKKGLRDKEKLFYAPMSGLGDLLYDKDAVYININDHFVQFSNVDEKGEATNEGKHQDVGVALVKSLQNTKYSVDEKLEESFINLFSRKPNLLSNAQSDGKDTYESREEIRMIEPLEEYQSGEAIKGDGSAEESNAEDSDGSESESSDKNEAACKDASDQDANLKDHLKEHVEFHGGRSRRKVIFGNDLDHNDMEDSDFEAEDDGDDNNDDDIQASSGSDSEEDEDVHETDDEIGNIAKWKESLVERTSSRQTINLMQLVYGKSTSMRTTSINEHDSSADDESDGDDFFKPKGEVNKKHGGIEGGNWNIEDCSKFTNYSNLKDWKEEKLREGIRDRFVTGDWSKASQRNQAAEAKVLDDDAVYGDFEDLETGEKHDGNHTDDASNDVNHKEDDLAKEERRLKKLALRAKFNAQFDGAESSEEELESKHEGKSGHDQSKESGYFDKLKDEIELRKQMNIAELNDLDDATRLEIEGFRTGTYLRLEVHDVPYEMVEYFDPCHPILVGGIGLGEENVGHMQARLKRHRWHKKVLKTSDPIIVSIGWRRYQTIPVYAIEDRNGRHCMLKYTPEHMHCLAMFWGPLTPPNTGVVAFQNLSNNQAQFRITATAVVLEFNHASRIVKKLKLVGHPCKIFKNTALVKDMFTSDLEIARFEGAAVRTVSGIRGQVKKAAKEEIGNQPKKMGGQPKEGIARCTFEDKIKMSDIVFLRAWTQVEVPQFYNPLTTSLQPRDKTWQGMKTTAELRREHNIPIPVNKDSLYKPIERKLKKFNPLVIPKSLQAALPFASKPKDIPIRGRPLLENRRAVVMEPHERKVHALVQHLRLIRNEKMKKRKLKDDKKRKETEVQKAKEEQLSKKRQREERRERYREQDKLKKKIRRNAED, from the exons ATGGCGATAGATAGCGGAACCAAGGAGCAGTCGCACAAGGAACATCGGTCCAGGCAGTCGGGGGCCAAGGCCGACAAGAAGAAGCGTGACACTTCCCAAAATGGGAAGAAGCAAAACCCTAAAGCATTTGCTTTTAGCTCAACTGTGAAAGCCAAGCGTCTTCAATCTCGCTCGGTCGAGAAAGAGCAGCGCAGGCTTCATGTCCCAACCATTGATCGTTCCTATGGCGAACAACCTCCATATGTTGTTCTGGTGCATGGACCTCCCAAG GTTGGCAAGTCTTTGTTAATTAAGTCGCTTGTAAAGCATTATACCAAACATAATTTACCAGAGGTTCGAGGCCCGATTACCATTGTTTCAG GGAAGCAAAGGCGGGTACAGTTTGTGGAGTGCCCAAATGATATCAATGGTATGATTGATGCTGCAAAGTTTGCTGATTTAGCATTGCTTCTTATAGATGGAAGCTACGGTTTTGAAATG GAGACATTTGAATTCCTGAATATATTGCAAGTTCATGGGTTCCCAAAGGTTATGGGAGTTCTTACTCACCTTGATAAGTTTAAAGAtgtaaagaaattgaagaaaacaaagcaacACCTCAAACATCGTTTCTGGACTGAAATATACGATGGAGctaaattgttttatttatctGGTCTCATTCATGGAAA GTATGTCAAACGTGAAATTCACAATCTGGCACGTTTCATATCTGTTATGAAGTTCCATCCTTTATCTTGGCGAACTGCTCATCCATATGTTTTAGTAGATCGTTTTGAAGATGTGACTCCTCCTGAAAAAGTGCGTTTGAATAATAAATGTGATAGAAATGTCACACTGTATGGTTATTTGCGGGGCTGTAACatgaaaaaaggaacaaag ATTCATATTGCAGGTGTTGGGGATTACAGTTTAGCTGGTATGACAGGCTTAGCTGATCCTTGCCCTTTACCCTCAGCTGCCAAAAAGAAGGGACTGCGTGATAAGGAAAAACTGTTTTATGCACCCATGTCTGGACTTGGGGATCTCCTGTATGATAAAGATGCTGTCTACATAAACATAAATGACCACTTTGTGCAGTTTTCCAATGTTGATGAAAAGGGCGAAGCAACAAATGAAG GAAAGCACCAAGATGTGGGTGTGGCTTTGGTTAAATCTCTTCAGAACACAAAATATTCAGTTGATGAAAAGTTAGAGGAGAGCTTCATTAATCTATTTAGTCGGAAGCCTAATTTATTGTCAAACGCTCAAAGTGATGGAAAAGATACCTATGAATCTAGAGAAGAGATCCGTATGATAGAGCCCTTAGAGGAATATCAGTCTGGGGAAGCAATCAAAGGTGATGGTTCTGCTGAAGAAAGCAATGCGGAGGATTCTGACGGTTCAGAATCAGAATCTTCAGATAAGAATGAAGCAGCTTGTAAAGATGCATCAGATCAAGATGCTAATCTTAAAGATCACTTGAAGGAACATGTGGAGTTTCATGGTGGAAGGTCAAGGAGAAAAGTTATATTTGGAAATGACCTTGATCATAACGATATGGAG GATTCAGATTTTGAGGCTgaagatgatggtgatgacaacaatgatgatgatattCAGGCATCTTCTGGTTCAGATTctgaggaagatgaagatgttCATGAAACAGATG ATGAGATAGGGAACATTGCAAAGTGGAAAGAATCTTTGGTAGAAAGGACGTCCTCAAGACAAACTATTAACCTTATGCAACTTGTATATGGGAAATCTACATCAATGCGAACAACATCTATCAATGAACATGATAGTAGTGCAGATGATGAAAGTGATGgagatgatttttttaagCCAAAAGGAGAAGTAAACAAG AAACATGGAGGAATAGAAGGTGGAAATTGGAATATCGAGGACTGTtccaaattcacaaattattcaaatcTCAAAGACTGGAAAGAGGAAAAGCTTAGGGAGGGTATTCGTGATCGTTTTGTTACTGGTGATTGGTCGAAAGCTTCTCAAAGAAATCAAGCTGCAGAGGCTAAAGTTTTAGATGATGATGCTGTCTATGGTGACTTTGAAGATTTAGAAACTGGTGAGAAGCATGATGGGAATCATACAGATGATGCAAGCAATGATGTAAACCACAAGGAAGATGATTTGGCCAAAGAGGAGCGGAGGCTGAAAAAGCTTGCTCTTCGTGCAAAGTTCAATGCTCA ATTTGATGGAGCTGAGTCCTCTGAAGAGGAGCTTGAGAGTAAACATGAAGGCAAGTCTGGTCATGATCAATCCAAAGAAAGTGGCTATTTTGACAAG CTGAAGGATGAGATTGAACTTCGGAAGCAAATGAATATAGCTGAACTCAATGACCTGGATGACGCCACCCGATTAGAGATAGAGGGTTTCCGGACAGGGACTTACCTACGGTTGGAGGTTCATGATGTCCCTTATGAGATGGTTGAATATTTTGACCCCTGTCATCCTATTTTGGTTGGAGGAATTGGTCTTGGTGAAGAAAATGTTGGACACATGCAG GCCAGATTAAAGCGGCATAGATGGCACAAGAAAGTACTTAAGACTAGTGATCCTATTATTGTTTCTATTGGGTGGAGGCGGTACCAAACAATACCTGTTTATGCTATTGAAGATCGCAATGGAAGACATTGCATGCTTAAGTACACTCCCGAACACATGCATTGCCTTGCAATGTTTTGGGGCCCACTTACCCCTCCTAATACTGGTGTGGTTGCTTTCCAGAATTTATCAAACAATCAG GCACAATTTAGGATCACAGCAACAGCAGTTGTGCTTGAGTTCAACCATGCATCACGAATAGTGAAGAAACTCAAACTAGTTGGTCACCCCTGCAAGATATTCAAGAACACTGCACTTGTAAAAGATATGTTCACCTCAGATCTTGAAATAGCTCGGTTTGAAGGAGCTGCTGTTCGAACTGTCAGTGGCATTCGGGGGCAGGTGAAAAAG GctgcaaaagaagaaattggTAACCAGCCGAAAAAGATGGGTGGACAACCAAAAGAAGGGATTGCTAGGTGCACCTTTGAGGATAAAATTAAGATGAGTGACATTGTATTTTTGCGTGCTTGGACCCAAGTTGAAGTTCCTCAATTTTACAACCCATTGACAACATCACTGCAACCTCGTGATAAGACCTGGCAAGGGATGAAAACTACTGCTGAATTGAGGAGAGAACATAATATTCCTATTCCTGTTAACAAAGATTCGCTTTACAAG CCAATTGAAAGGAAGCTGAAGAAGTTCAACCCATTGGTGATTCCTAAGTCATTGCAGGCTGCTTTGCCATTTGCATCAAAGCCTAAGGATATACCCATTAGAGGAAGGCCACTTCTTGAAAATAGAAGAGCTGTTGTCATGGAGCCTCATGAACGGAAAGTTCATGCTCTTGTTCAACATCTTCGATTAATTAGAAATGAGAAG ATGAAAAAGCGCAAGCTTAAGGAtgataaaaaaaggaaagaaactgAAGTGCAGAAAGCCAAAGAAGAGCAGTTGTCAAAAAAGCGTCAGAGGGAAGAACGGCGGGAGAGATATCGGGAGCAAGACaaactgaagaagaaaatcaggAGAAATGCAGAGGACTGA